The following are encoded in a window of Deltaproteobacteria bacterium genomic DNA:
- a CDS encoding (Fe-S)-binding protein, with amino-acid sequence MAHRDYSLFHLIQTEACTNCRLCVDICPAVSASQDGHLSGLYRLKGLKEILKKRSGLKARLLGRRQISPQSLEQLSETVFRCTLCGNCQEVCPVGIHLRDLWLSLRHDMVHSQAYPEKIDQIRENLLESRNVFAEDNEERAEWVEDMEEVPEHGFIKDEAEVVYFTGCVAAYYPLAQRIPINLASICEASGVDFTLLGEEEWCCGFPLLGSGQQELIQEFIDHNVEAVRKKHASMVLFACPTCFQMWREFYPAEFRMAHSTEFLLDLVKEGRISLTELPLTVTYHDPCDLGRGARVFEAPRELIRAVPGVKLVELLANRENCRCCGGGGNLEMIDAGLSEEIARQKIEEVRATGAQAVITACQQCVRTMTAYVKRNQIPIEVLDITELIYRALQP; translated from the coding sequence ATGGCTCACCGGGATTACAGCCTTTTTCACTTGATTCAGACGGAGGCCTGCACTAACTGCCGGTTGTGTGTTGACATCTGCCCTGCGGTATCGGCCTCTCAGGACGGGCATCTGTCCGGCCTTTACCGTCTCAAAGGGCTGAAAGAGATTCTGAAAAAAAGGTCCGGCCTGAAGGCAAGGCTCCTGGGCCGAAGACAAATCTCACCCCAGAGCCTCGAACAGTTAAGCGAGACGGTTTTTCGTTGTACCTTATGCGGGAACTGCCAGGAGGTCTGCCCGGTAGGCATCCACCTCAGGGATTTGTGGCTTTCCCTGCGCCATGACATGGTTCATTCCCAGGCCTACCCGGAAAAGATTGATCAGATTCGGGAGAATCTCCTTGAAAGCCGGAACGTCTTTGCTGAAGACAACGAGGAGCGGGCCGAGTGGGTGGAGGACATGGAGGAGGTCCCGGAGCACGGTTTTATCAAAGATGAAGCTGAGGTTGTCTATTTTACCGGCTGCGTGGCCGCCTACTATCCGCTAGCTCAAAGGATTCCCATTAACCTGGCTTCGATATGTGAAGCTTCTGGGGTGGACTTCACCCTGCTTGGCGAGGAGGAATGGTGCTGCGGGTTTCCCCTGCTGGGATCAGGCCAGCAGGAATTGATACAGGAGTTTATTGATCACAATGTTGAGGCCGTCCGGAAGAAACATGCCTCCATGGTTTTGTTCGCCTGCCCGACCTGTTTTCAGATGTGGCGGGAGTTCTATCCCGCGGAGTTCAGGATGGCGCATAGCACGGAGTTCCTGCTCGATCTGGTCAAAGAGGGGCGGATTTCCTTGACGGAACTTCCCCTGACCGTGACCTACCATGATCCCTGTGATCTGGGCCGCGGGGCGCGGGTCTTTGAAGCGCCGCGAGAGCTCATCCGGGCTGTCCCAGGTGTGAAGCTGGTCGAGCTATTGGCAAATCGAGAGAACTGCCGGTGCTGCGGCGGGGGCGGCAACCTGGAGATGATAGACGCCGGCCTTTCCGAAGAGATTGCACGGCAGAAAATCGAGGAGGTCAGGGCCACAGGGGCGCAGGCCGTGATCACCGCGTGCCAGCAATGCGTCAGAACCATGACCGCTTATGTCAAACGGAACCAGATTCCCATCGAGGTCCTGGACATCACCGAGCTAATTTATCGAGCGCTTCAGCCATAG
- the gcvH gene encoding glycine cleavage system protein GcvH, whose translation MEIQGYHLPDDLYYQEGHFWIRREGDVLVMGMDDFAQQMAGLVVYVQLPAEGKQLKTGKKFAKVESGKWLGKVFAPVNGELVSSNQELEMKPILINEDCYGQGWMYKIRPVDMSELDNLIQGTEAVTEWLLADIEKYKVT comes from the coding sequence ATGGAAATACAAGGCTACCACCTGCCTGATGATCTTTATTACCAGGAAGGCCATTTTTGGATCAGGAGGGAAGGAGATGTTCTGGTCATGGGCATGGACGATTTTGCCCAGCAGATGGCCGGGCTGGTGGTTTATGTTCAGCTTCCCGCTGAGGGAAAGCAGTTAAAAACGGGCAAGAAGTTTGCCAAGGTGGAGTCGGGCAAGTGGCTCGGCAAGGTCTTTGCCCCTGTGAATGGTGAACTGGTAAGTTCTAATCAGGAGTTGGAAATGAAACCGATTCTGATTAATGAAGATTGCTACGGGCAGGGCTGGATGTATAAGATCAGGCCGGTTGATATGAGTGAATTGGACAACTTAATTCAGGGGACCGAAGCGGTCACGGAATGGCTCCTGGCCGACATCGAGAAATATAAAGTCACCTGA